From a single Streptomyces sp. NBC_00377 genomic region:
- a CDS encoding CU044_5270 family protein, which translates to MNANTPRQSQAEREESDELFARTARDLPTGRHQFHKERLMAQIHEARQDERTATAAPVKSKRLRLPRPGITLPALAAALAGVVVVGVASSGGGGVRDGGVATGPALTTTVGVATTTGVPQLLDQISLAAGEVTHPAVKPGQYIYIESKSADSFLKTVGDKTTLASHELHTRQLWDSPDGTRGWLIDPAVNDGPEGETLSLPDEQGNTPKAHLGAPSYDYLAKLTTDPDQLLAKIYKETVGQGNTPDQQAFTTIGDLLTESYPPAQLYSALFKAAAKIPGVVVVNDAVDAIGRHGVAVARLDETSGQREEWIFDKKTHVFLGERSVQVKQLTGTDALIKPGTVTFTNAILNRAIVDGIKQTPSQAG; encoded by the coding sequence ATGAACGCGAACACGCCCCGGCAGAGTCAGGCCGAGCGGGAGGAGAGCGACGAGCTCTTCGCCCGGACGGCGCGCGACCTGCCGACGGGCCGTCACCAGTTCCACAAGGAGCGTCTGATGGCCCAGATCCACGAAGCCCGACAGGACGAGCGCACGGCGACGGCCGCCCCCGTCAAGAGCAAGCGGCTGCGGCTGCCCCGCCCGGGGATCACCCTGCCCGCGCTGGCCGCCGCGCTCGCCGGGGTGGTCGTCGTCGGAGTGGCGTCGTCCGGGGGTGGGGGGGTCAGGGACGGCGGCGTCGCCACCGGACCGGCCCTGACCACCACTGTCGGCGTCGCCACCACCACCGGCGTGCCTCAGCTGCTCGACCAGATCTCCCTCGCGGCGGGTGAGGTGACCCACCCGGCCGTCAAGCCCGGCCAGTACATCTACATCGAGTCCAAGTCGGCCGACAGTTTCCTGAAGACCGTCGGCGACAAGACCACCCTGGCCAGTCACGAGCTGCACACCCGTCAGCTGTGGGACTCCCCGGACGGCACCCGGGGCTGGCTGATCGACCCCGCCGTCAACGACGGCCCGGAGGGCGAGACGCTGAGCCTTCCCGACGAGCAGGGCAACACCCCGAAGGCGCACCTGGGCGCCCCGTCGTACGACTACCTGGCCAAGCTGACCACCGACCCCGACCAGCTGCTCGCCAAGATCTACAAGGAGACCGTGGGCCAGGGGAACACCCCGGACCAGCAGGCCTTCACCACCATCGGCGATCTGCTCACCGAGAGCTACCCGCCGGCGCAGCTCTACTCGGCGCTGTTCAAGGCCGCCGCGAAGATCCCCGGTGTGGTGGTCGTGAACGACGCGGTGGACGCGATCGGCCGGCACGGGGTGGCGGTGGCCCGGCTGGACGAGACCAGCGGCCAGCGCGAAGAGTGGATCTTCGACAAGAAGACCCATGTCTTCCTCGGTGAGCGCTCGGTCCAGGTGAAGCAGCTCACCGGGACGGACGCCCTGATCAAGCCCGGCACGGTCACCTTCACCAACGCCATCCTGAACCGGGCGATCGTCGACGGCATCAAGCAGACACCGTCACAGGCGGGCTGA
- a CDS encoding RNA polymerase sigma factor produces the protein MRTRVRAGESSAFAELFDDYARAVYNHAFRLTADWSTAEDVMATTFMEAWRLRDRVDPEGGSLRPWLLGIATNTARNQHRSNRRYRAAAGAAAAAELSVPDHADEVADRIDDRRRLATALTALAALRRPEREVVALCLGEGLEYEAAAEALGIPVGTVASRLSRARRKLRALAADEPARRPTADRTPEEVREKKVRGNREGGRTGRQVRGDHANVVRPAQGGNR, from the coding sequence ATGCGTACCCGGGTACGGGCCGGGGAATCGAGCGCGTTCGCTGAGCTGTTCGACGACTACGCCCGCGCCGTCTACAACCACGCCTTCCGGCTGACGGCCGACTGGTCCACGGCCGAGGACGTGATGGCCACGACCTTCATGGAGGCGTGGCGGCTGCGCGACCGGGTCGACCCCGAGGGCGGCTCGCTGCGGCCCTGGCTGCTGGGCATCGCCACCAACACCGCCCGCAACCAGCACCGCAGCAACCGCCGGTACCGGGCGGCGGCGGGCGCTGCCGCGGCGGCCGAGCTGTCCGTGCCCGACCACGCCGACGAGGTCGCCGACCGGATCGACGACCGGCGGCGCCTCGCGACCGCCCTCACCGCCCTCGCCGCACTGCGCAGACCCGAGAGAGAGGTCGTGGCGCTCTGCCTGGGGGAGGGACTGGAGTACGAGGCCGCCGCCGAAGCTCTCGGGATCCCGGTCGGCACCGTCGCCTCCCGCCTCTCCCGGGCCCGCAGGAAACTGCGCGCGCTCGCCGCGGACGAACCGGCCCGCCGGCCGACCGCCGACCGGACGCCCGAGGAAGTCCGCGAAAAGAAAGTCCGCGGAAACCGGGAAGGCGGCCGCACCGGCCGACAGGTAAGAGGCGATCACGCAAACGTGGTCCGGCCCGCGCAGGGAGGAAACCGATGA
- a CDS encoding medium chain dehydrogenase/reductase family protein produces MASTDAGLVEVVLPGKVEPDGLRIRHGAVPAPGPGQVLIRMEATGVSFAEQQMRRGRYYDQPPFPFVPGYDLVGTVLTTGAGVPSDLTGVRVAALVKVGGWATHVLVDAADVVPVPAGVEAAEAETLVVNGITAWQMLHRKARIRAGGTIVVHGANGGVGTVLVQLARAHGMRVIGTASARHHDALRQQGVTPVDYRTGDLAARIRELAPGGVDAVFDHVGGRGIVDSWRLLAPGGTLVSYGSASTRDDEGSKQWPVLKLLGRLWLWNALPNRRRAYFFNVWAGRALARNRFRSRLRADLAQVFAALQRGEVTPRIAARLPLTEIAEAVRLAESGTVAGKVVLHP; encoded by the coding sequence ATGGCGAGCACCGACGCAGGACTCGTGGAGGTCGTGCTGCCGGGCAAGGTCGAGCCCGACGGGCTGCGGATCCGGCACGGAGCCGTCCCCGCCCCGGGCCCCGGGCAGGTGCTGATCCGGATGGAGGCGACCGGGGTGTCCTTCGCCGAGCAGCAGATGCGCCGCGGCCGGTACTACGACCAGCCGCCGTTCCCCTTCGTGCCCGGCTACGACCTGGTCGGCACCGTGCTCACGACCGGCGCGGGCGTCCCGTCCGACCTGACCGGCGTCCGGGTGGCCGCCCTGGTCAAGGTCGGCGGCTGGGCCACCCATGTGCTCGTCGACGCCGCCGACGTCGTACCGGTGCCCGCCGGTGTCGAGGCGGCGGAGGCGGAGACGCTGGTGGTCAACGGCATCACCGCCTGGCAGATGCTGCACCGCAAGGCCCGGATCCGTGCGGGCGGGACGATCGTGGTGCACGGCGCCAACGGAGGCGTCGGAACGGTCCTGGTCCAGTTGGCGCGGGCGCACGGCATGCGGGTGATCGGCACGGCCTCCGCCCGCCACCACGACGCCCTGCGGCAACAGGGGGTCACCCCGGTCGACTACCGCACCGGCGACCTGGCCGCGCGGATCCGCGAGCTCGCCCCCGGCGGCGTGGACGCCGTCTTCGACCACGTCGGCGGACGGGGCATCGTCGACTCCTGGCGTCTCCTCGCCCCCGGCGGCACCCTCGTCTCCTACGGCAGCGCCTCCACGCGGGACGACGAGGGGTCCAAGCAGTGGCCCGTACTGAAGCTGCTGGGGCGGCTGTGGCTGTGGAACGCGCTGCCCAACCGCCGCCGCGCCTACTTCTTCAACGTCTGGGCGGGCCGTGCGCTGGCCAGGAACCGCTTCCGGTCCCGTCTGCGGGCCGACCTCGCCCAGGTCTTCGCAGCCCTTCAGCGCGGTGAGGTGACACCCCGGATCGCGGCCCGGCTCCCGCTGACGGAGATAGCCGAAGCCGTCCGCCTCGCCGAGTCCGGAACGGTCGCGGGCAAGGTCGTCCTCCACCCGTGA
- a CDS encoding TetR/AcrR family transcriptional regulator, which produces MADPGTTTPRERYRTQVRAEIKERAWEQLATAGASALSLNAIAKQMGMSGPALYRYFSGRDELITELVRDAYRSVADAFRTASAAGAGLTGLAHALRGWALDDPQRYFLVYGTPVPGYHAPDDVTVIASEIMTVLLDACADLPSDGPATPLAAHLEGLGDQWTDGRFAPPAALHRALTFWTRLHGVLSLELAGHFTGMGFDPAQLYAAELDHLTGPSAN; this is translated from the coding sequence ATGGCGGACCCGGGGACGACGACCCCGCGCGAGCGCTATCGCACCCAGGTGCGCGCGGAGATCAAGGAACGCGCCTGGGAGCAGCTCGCCACGGCGGGGGCGTCCGCACTGTCACTGAACGCGATCGCCAAACAGATGGGGATGAGCGGGCCCGCGCTGTACCGGTACTTCTCCGGCCGCGACGAGCTGATCACCGAGCTCGTCCGGGACGCGTACCGAAGCGTCGCCGACGCCTTCCGCACGGCCTCGGCCGCCGGCGCCGGTCTGACCGGGCTGGCGCATGCGCTGCGCGGCTGGGCCCTGGACGATCCCCAGCGGTACTTCCTCGTCTACGGCACGCCCGTACCCGGTTACCACGCGCCCGACGACGTCACCGTGATCGCCTCCGAGATCATGACGGTGCTGTTGGACGCCTGCGCCGATCTGCCCTCCGACGGTCCGGCGACCCCGCTGGCCGCGCACCTCGAAGGTCTCGGCGACCAGTGGACGGACGGCCGGTTCGCGCCCCCCGCCGCGCTCCACCGGGCCCTGACCTTCTGGACCCGGCTGCACGGCGTCCTGTCCCTGGAACTCGCCGGCCACTTCACCGGAATGGGCTTCGATCCCGCCCAGCTCTACGCCGCGGAACTGGACCACCTGACCGGCCCGTCGGCGAACTGA
- a CDS encoding TIGR03618 family F420-dependent PPOX class oxidoreductase yields MTQGPAPRTLSDEALSDLLGRARFGTLATVRRTGHPHLTTMVYSWDAQARVVRFSTTADRIKVQHLRRHPQAALHVPGDDVWSFAVAEGEAEISEVTTVPGDAVGRELLGMIPADARPQDEEEFLAQLVAERRVVVRLKVDRLYGTALDIDG; encoded by the coding sequence ATGACTCAAGGTCCAGCGCCTCGCACACTGTCCGACGAAGCCCTGTCCGATCTGCTCGGCCGAGCGCGGTTCGGCACTCTCGCGACCGTCAGACGCACCGGCCACCCGCACCTGACCACCATGGTCTACAGCTGGGACGCGCAGGCCCGTGTCGTGCGGTTCTCGACGACGGCCGACCGCATCAAGGTCCAGCACCTGCGACGCCACCCGCAGGCCGCCCTGCACGTACCGGGCGACGACGTGTGGTCGTTCGCGGTCGCCGAGGGCGAGGCCGAGATCTCCGAGGTCACGACGGTCCCTGGCGACGCGGTCGGACGGGAGCTGCTCGGGATGATCCCGGCGGACGCGCGGCCGCAGGACGAGGAGGAGTTCCTGGCCCAGCTGGTCGCGGAGCGCCGGGTGGTCGTCCGGCTGAAGGTGGACCGGCTGTACGGAACCGCGCTCGACATCGACGGCTAG
- a CDS encoding carbohydrate-binding protein codes for MQLRSVMACVSLVAGTLVALSGTTAQAATTVRYEAETSPAVCSGTIDSDWTGFSGSGFCNGTNATSGSVQFTVNAATAGTATLNVRFANGTAAARAASLVVNGTTVQTPSFEGTGAWSTWVTKTLTVSLAAGSNTVRLSPTAAAGLPNIDYLEATTADGTTPPAGGAIYVSPSGTDGAAGTQSAPTTLTSAISRVAAGGTIYLRGGTYSPSSTVTVPATSNGTASARTTLSAYPGETPVLNFSAQSESSSNRGLQLFGSYWHVYGLVVEHAGDNGIYVGGSDNVIERTVTRFNHDTGLQLGRIASTTPAAQWPARNLILSAESHDNADSDGEDADGFAAKLTTGTGNVFRYAVSHNNIDDGWDLYTKTDTGAIGPVTIEDSLSYNNGTLSDGTVNSNGDRNGYKLGGDDIAVNHVVRRSIAYHNGKHGFTYNSNPGSMAVSNNLSIDNAQRNYSWDAGTSVFRTNTSCRYNVSGSNDKTVGDADSTNQFWTGANGSRCASSYGGALAWSFAANGQLVVTLGGSRVTL; via the coding sequence ATGCAGCTGAGATCCGTCATGGCCTGCGTCAGCCTGGTGGCAGGCACGCTCGTCGCGCTGTCCGGCACCACGGCCCAGGCCGCCACCACCGTCCGCTACGAGGCCGAGACCTCTCCGGCGGTCTGCTCCGGCACCATCGACTCCGACTGGACCGGCTTCTCCGGCAGCGGATTCTGCAACGGCACCAACGCGACCAGCGGCTCCGTCCAGTTCACCGTGAACGCGGCCACCGCCGGCACGGCGACGCTGAACGTGCGCTTCGCCAACGGCACCGCCGCCGCCCGAGCGGCCTCGCTCGTCGTCAACGGCACGACGGTGCAGACGCCGTCCTTCGAGGGCACGGGCGCCTGGTCGACCTGGGTCACCAAGACGCTCACCGTGTCGCTCGCGGCCGGCAGCAACACCGTCCGGCTCAGCCCCACCGCCGCGGCGGGACTGCCCAACATCGACTACCTGGAGGCGACGACGGCCGACGGCACCACACCCCCGGCCGGCGGCGCGATCTACGTGTCGCCGAGCGGCACGGACGGCGCCGCCGGTACCCAGTCCGCGCCCACCACCCTCACCTCCGCGATCAGCCGCGTCGCCGCGGGCGGCACGATCTATCTGCGCGGCGGGACGTACAGCCCCTCGTCGACGGTCACCGTCCCGGCGACCAGCAACGGCACGGCGAGCGCCCGCACCACCCTGTCCGCCTACCCGGGTGAGACACCGGTGCTCAACTTCTCGGCGCAGAGCGAGAGTTCCTCGAACCGCGGACTCCAGCTGTTCGGCTCGTACTGGCACGTCTACGGCCTCGTCGTGGAACACGCCGGTGACAACGGCATCTACGTCGGCGGCAGCGACAACGTCATCGAGCGCACCGTCACCCGCTTCAACCACGACACCGGGCTCCAGCTCGGCCGGATCGCCTCCACCACCCCCGCCGCCCAGTGGCCGGCCCGCAACCTGATCCTGAGCGCGGAGTCGCACGACAACGCCGACTCCGACGGCGAGGACGCCGACGGCTTCGCCGCGAAGCTCACCACGGGAACCGGCAACGTCTTCCGGTACGCCGTCTCGCACAACAACATCGACGACGGCTGGGACCTCTACACCAAGACGGACACCGGCGCCATCGGCCCGGTGACCATCGAGGACTCCCTCTCCTACAACAACGGCACCCTGTCCGACGGCACCGTGAACTCCAACGGCGACCGCAACGGCTACAAGCTGGGCGGGGACGACATCGCCGTCAACCACGTCGTACGGCGCAGCATCGCCTACCACAACGGCAAGCACGGGTTCACGTACAACAGCAACCCGGGCTCCATGGCCGTGTCGAACAACCTGAGCATCGACAACGCCCAGCGCAACTACTCGTGGGACGCGGGGACCTCGGTGTTCCGCACCAACACGTCCTGCCGGTACAACGTCAGCGGCTCCAACGACAAGACCGTCGGGGACGCCGACAGCACCAACCAGTTCTGGACGGGCGCCAACGGTTCCCGCTGCGCGTCCTCCTACGGCGGCGCACTCGCCTGGTCCTTCGCCGCGAACGGGCAACTGGTGGTGACGCTGGGCGGCAGCCGGGTGACGCTGTAG
- a CDS encoding SCO2400 family protein → MDYCSTCRRHLNGALVCPGCGAYAPDIAPVTVDRGIAPARVARSTTASVPTTAIAPAQAPPLSPTPPPAPYADTAPRTAPSDETESGLTSPSVPYAPPGRAARRRQLARWKKNQRRAVVATAVALVGGGLTFAALDRQTGDQAQAATTPDVPTTADGKEPTSERTRPTVTRSDAHRPTPSRTLAAQSPADTRPDSLASSPASAPSVPRQRTGSSSHGATVTAPGDRSGTAGATGSSGTTGATGTRGQQSSGSAAGDGTGSSASDANSPSNASDSSNSSSSSSSSSSSSSSSSTSTAPAGTSPSDVCLLGLICLS, encoded by the coding sequence ATGGACTACTGCTCCACGTGTCGTCGGCATCTCAACGGCGCCCTGGTGTGCCCTGGATGCGGCGCCTACGCTCCGGACATCGCACCCGTCACGGTCGACCGCGGCATCGCCCCGGCCCGGGTCGCCCGGTCGACCACGGCATCCGTGCCGACGACGGCGATCGCACCGGCCCAGGCCCCGCCGCTGTCACCGACCCCGCCGCCGGCGCCGTACGCCGACACCGCGCCACGGACCGCGCCGTCGGACGAAACCGAAAGCGGGCTGACCTCGCCCTCCGTCCCGTACGCGCCGCCGGGGCGGGCGGCGCGGCGTCGGCAGCTGGCCCGCTGGAAGAAGAACCAGCGCCGGGCGGTGGTCGCGACGGCCGTCGCCCTCGTCGGAGGCGGACTGACCTTCGCCGCGCTGGACCGGCAGACCGGCGACCAGGCGCAGGCGGCCACGACGCCGGACGTCCCGACCACGGCCGACGGGAAGGAACCCACGTCGGAGCGCACCCGCCCGACGGTGACCCGGTCCGACGCCCACCGGCCCACGCCCTCCCGCACGCTCGCGGCGCAGTCCCCGGCGGACACCCGCCCGGACTCGCTGGCGTCCTCTCCCGCGTCGGCGCCGTCGGTCCCCCGGCAGCGCACCGGGAGTTCGTCCCACGGCGCGACGGTCACCGCCCCCGGCGACCGGTCCGGCACGGCGGGCGCCACCGGCTCCTCGGGAACGACCGGCGCGACCGGCACGAGGGGGCAGCAGTCTTCCGGTTCGGCCGCGGGCGACGGCACGGGGTCGTCGGCCTCTGACGCGAACTCGCCCTCGAACGCGTCGGATTCGTCGAACTCCTCGTCGTCCTCGTCCTCGTCGTCCTCGTCTTCGTCGTCCTCCTCGACGAGCACCGCGCCCGCGGGGACGTCCCCGTCGGACGTCTGTCTGCTGGGCCTGATCTGCCTCAGCTGA
- a CDS encoding tellurite resistance TerB family protein, which produces MALWDRVKESASTMQTQLLSKKNDLKSGAFRDASMAMCALVAAADGTVDPAERRRVAQLIATNEVLQNFDATDLQRRFDANLDKLTADFDFGKVGVLQEIAKAKKKPAEARAVIQIGIVIGGADGDFDKTEQGVVREACFTLDLPPHEFDL; this is translated from the coding sequence ATGGCCCTGTGGGACCGCGTCAAGGAGTCCGCGTCGACGATGCAGACGCAGCTCCTGTCGAAGAAGAACGACCTCAAGAGCGGCGCCTTCCGCGACGCGAGCATGGCGATGTGCGCCCTGGTCGCGGCGGCGGACGGCACCGTCGACCCCGCCGAGCGGCGTCGGGTGGCACAGCTGATCGCCACCAACGAGGTGCTTCAGAACTTCGACGCCACGGACCTCCAGCGGCGCTTCGACGCCAATCTCGACAAGCTGACCGCCGACTTCGACTTCGGCAAGGTCGGTGTCCTTCAGGAGATCGCCAAGGCGAAGAAGAAGCCGGCCGAGGCGCGGGCCGTCATCCAGATCGGCATCGTCATCGGCGGCGCCGACGGCGACTTCGACAAGACCGAGCAGGGAGTCGTACGGGAGGCGTGCTTCACCCTCGACCTGCCGCCGCACGAGTTCGACCTCTGA
- a CDS encoding DUF952 domain-containing protein yields MIYHVVPLDDWNAVPDRPYAPASLAADGYVHCSPDEGTTLAVVNAFYRTGPRPLLALVLDEERLTARCEWEAAAPAPPPGVRADALFPHVFGPIDRDAVIRVLEVRWDERGLATGLTDAG; encoded by the coding sequence ATGATTTATCACGTTGTGCCGCTCGACGACTGGAACGCCGTCCCGGACCGGCCCTACGCACCCGCCTCCCTCGCCGCGGACGGGTACGTGCACTGCTCGCCCGACGAGGGGACGACGCTCGCCGTCGTCAACGCGTTCTACCGGACCGGTCCCCGGCCGCTGCTGGCGCTCGTCCTGGACGAGGAGCGGCTCACCGCGAGGTGCGAGTGGGAGGCGGCCGCGCCCGCCCCGCCGCCCGGCGTCCGCGCGGACGCCCTGTTCCCGCATGTGTTCGGGCCGATCGACCGGGATGCCGTGATCCGCGTCCTGGAGGTCCGCTGGGACGAGAGGGGCCTGGCGACGGGCCTGACGGACGCCGGCTGA
- a CDS encoding cold-shock protein, with protein sequence MASGTVKWFNSEKGFGFIEQDGGGADVFAHYSNIATSGFRELQEGQKVTFDVTQGQKGPQAENIQPA encoded by the coding sequence ATGGCATCTGGCACCGTGAAGTGGTTCAACTCGGAAAAGGGCTTCGGCTTCATCGAGCAGGACGGTGGCGGCGCTGACGTGTTCGCCCACTACTCGAACATCGCCACGTCCGGCTTCCGTGAGCTTCAGGAAGGCCAGAAGGTTACCTTCGACGTCACTCAGGGCCAGAAGGGCCCGCAGGCGGAGAACATCCAGCCCGCCTGA
- a CDS encoding DEAD/DEAH box helicase, producing the protein MNRNSSVRSRTDRRQGAPSRSAKPGRSGRGSRPAASGGEFAVPVTLTPGLPAVESFTELDMPERLLTALDAEGVTTPFPIQAATLPNSLAGRDVLGRGRTGSGKTLAFGLALLARTAGQRAEPRQPLALVLVPTRELAQQVTDALTPYARALRLRLATVVGGLSIGRQASALRGGAEVVVATPGRLKDLIDRADCRLDQVAITVLDEADQMADMGFMPQVTALLDQVRPDGQRMLFSATLDRNVDRLVRNYLHDPVVHSVDPSAGAVTTMEHHLLHVEDEDKHATTTEIAAREGRVIMFLDTKHAADRLAKKLLAVGVRAASLHGGKSQNQRTRTLAQFKDGHVTVLVATNVAARGIHVDNLDLVVNVDPPADHKDYLHRGGRTARAGESGTVVTLVLPSQRREMTRLMADAGITPQTTRVRSGGTELSRITGAQAPSGVPVVLAPPAATENRPARTASAPRSRRGRPAAQGGGRPAAQGSGRPAAQGSGRPAAQGSGRPAAQGGGRPAAQGSGRPASQGRRRSSANGNGGNASNGR; encoded by the coding sequence ATGAACCGCAACAGCTCCGTCCGCTCCCGTACGGACAGGCGCCAAGGCGCCCCCTCCCGTTCGGCCAAGCCGGGGCGGAGCGGACGCGGGAGTCGTCCCGCCGCGTCCGGCGGTGAATTCGCGGTGCCCGTCACTCTCACCCCGGGACTGCCCGCGGTGGAGTCGTTCACCGAACTCGACATGCCCGAGCGGCTGTTGACCGCCCTCGACGCCGAGGGCGTGACCACCCCGTTCCCGATCCAGGCCGCGACGCTGCCGAACTCGCTGGCCGGCCGGGACGTCCTCGGACGTGGCCGCACGGGCTCCGGCAAGACCCTCGCCTTCGGCCTCGCCCTGCTGGCCCGCACCGCCGGGCAGCGTGCCGAGCCCCGGCAGCCGCTGGCCCTGGTGCTCGTCCCGACCCGGGAACTCGCGCAGCAGGTCACCGACGCCCTCACCCCCTACGCCCGTGCGCTGCGGCTGCGGCTCGCCACGGTCGTCGGCGGTCTGTCGATCGGCCGGCAGGCGAGTGCGCTGCGCGGCGGCGCCGAGGTCGTCGTGGCCACGCCGGGCCGGCTCAAGGACCTCATCGACCGGGCCGACTGCCGTCTGGACCAGGTTGCCATCACCGTCCTCGACGAGGCCGACCAGATGGCCGACATGGGCTTCATGCCGCAGGTCACCGCCCTGCTCGACCAGGTGCGTCCCGACGGCCAGCGCATGCTGTTCTCGGCGACCCTGGACCGTAACGTCGACCGCCTGGTGCGCAACTACCTGCACGACCCCGTCGTCCACTCGGTCGACCCGTCGGCGGGCGCCGTCACCACGATGGAGCACCACCTGCTGCACGTGGAGGACGAGGACAAGCACGCCACGACGACGGAGATCGCCGCCCGCGAGGGCCGCGTGATCATGTTCCTGGACACCAAGCACGCGGCGGACCGGCTGGCCAAGAAGCTGCTGGCGGTCGGGGTGCGCGCCGCGTCCCTGCACGGCGGCAAGTCCCAGAACCAGCGGACCCGGACACTGGCGCAGTTCAAGGACGGCCACGTCACGGTGCTGGTGGCGACCAACGTCGCGGCCCGCGGCATCCACGTCGACAACCTCGACCTCGTCGTCAACGTCGACCCGCCCGCCGACCACAAGGACTACCTGCACCGCGGCGGCCGCACCGCACGCGCCGGCGAGTCCGGCACCGTCGTCACGCTGGTGCTGCCCAGTCAGCGCCGGGAGATGACCCGTCTGATGGCGGACGCCGGTATCACCCCGCAGACCACCCGGGTCCGCTCGGGAGGCACCGAGCTGAGCCGGATCACCGGTGCACAGGCGCCCTCCGGCGTGCCCGTCGTGCTCGCTCCGCCGGCCGCCACGGAGAACCGTCCGGCGCGCACGGCTTCCGCCCCGCGCTCCCGCCGTGGCCGTCCCGCGGCACAGGGCGGCGGACGCCCCGCAGCACAGGGCAGCGGACGACCCGCAGCACAGGGCAGCGGACGCCCCGCGGCACAGGGCAGCGGACGACCCGCAGCACAGGGCGGCGGACGACCCGCGGCACAGGGCAGCGGACGCCCCGCCTCGCAGGGCCGCCGCCGCTCCTCGGCCAACGGCAACGGCGGCAACGCCTCGAACGGTCGCTGA
- a CDS encoding DUF4287 domain-containing protein — protein MTEPVKGPASYFPSIEKKYGRPIAEWKTLIRASPLTRHMELVSWLKTEHGLGHGHANALVAHTLAESPGE, from the coding sequence ATGACCGAACCTGTGAAGGGCCCCGCGAGTTACTTCCCGTCGATCGAGAAGAAGTACGGACGCCCGATCGCCGAGTGGAAGACCCTGATCCGCGCCTCACCGCTCACCCGGCACATGGAGCTCGTCTCCTGGCTGAAGACCGAGCACGGCCTGGGGCACGGCCACGCCAACGCGCTGGTCGCCCACACGCTGGCGGAGAGCCCCGGCGAGTGA
- a CDS encoding VOC family protein produces MRYPAATSRPTYDEVMAVDLFAGIPVNDFAPALAWYERLLGAGSAFLPNDAEAVWELAEHRYLYIEHRPGRAGHAMHTVFVDDLGARVAAITGRGLVPTRRETYSNGVRKVTYHDPDGNEIGFGGSPL; encoded by the coding sequence GTGCGGTACCCGGCCGCCACGAGCCGCCCGACCTACGACGAGGTCATGGCCGTCGACCTCTTCGCAGGCATCCCCGTCAACGACTTCGCACCGGCCCTCGCCTGGTACGAGCGGCTGCTCGGCGCCGGGTCGGCGTTCCTGCCGAACGACGCGGAGGCCGTCTGGGAACTCGCCGAACATCGCTACCTGTACATCGAGCACCGGCCCGGCCGCGCGGGCCACGCCATGCACACCGTCTTCGTCGACGACCTCGGCGCCCGGGTAGCCGCCATCACCGGCCGGGGACTGGTCCCCACCCGCCGCGAGACCTACTCCAACGGCGTACGCAAGGTCACCTACCACGACCCGGACGGCAACGAGATCGGCTTCGGCGGCTCCCCGCTCTGA